The nucleotide window GGCCACCACCTCCACGCCCAGGCGGGCCAGCGCCTGCGCCAGCTCGGTGCCGATGGCGCCCAGGCCGATCACCGCCACGCGCGGGCCCAGCGTGGGCTGCTCAAACAGGTTGTCGGAGGTGAGGATGCGCTCGCCAAAGGCCAGCCAGTCGGGCGGCAGCACCGGGCGCGAGCCGGTGGCGACGATCACGCTGCGGGTCTTGTAGGTACGGCCGTTGACCTCGACGCGCTGGGCATCCAGCAGCCGCGCGCGACCTGATACCGAGCGCTCGCCCGCGTCGCTGGCGCGGATGGTGCCGGCGACGAACTCGTCGCGCAGCGCGCGCAGGCGCGTGAGCACGGCCGGCAGGTCGGCGCGCGCATCCTGGCCGCCGCGCAGGCCGAAGGCTTCCCAGCGGGTGCGTGCGTGCAGGGCGTTGGCGGCCTCGACCAGCATCTTGGAGGGCATGCAGCCGACGCGCGCACAGGTCGTGCCCCAGGGGCCTTCGTTGACGATGAGGAAGTTCTCGGTGCGCTTGCGCACCTCGCGCAGCGCGGCCAGGCCGGCCGTGCCGGCGCCGATGATGAGGGTGTCGAGGGTCTGGTTCATGGCGGCTCAAAGGTCGGGCGTCCAGTGTCTGCGCCGGGCTGCTTTGCCACTGTAGGCCTGCATGCCAAGGGCCGCGAGCCCCATGCCGCGTGGTGCCGCCGTCAATCCGCCGCCAGCCAGGCCACGCGCCCGCTGGCCAGCTCGTCGGTGCGTGCCTTGAAGGCCGGCGCCGCCTCCTCGGGCAGGGCCAGAGTGAAGGTGACCTGCGAAGCGTGTTGCACTGCAAGCAGCTGCGCCCCGGCAGCGGCGATCTCGCGACGCAGCAGGCCTTCGAGCGGGTAGGGCACGCTCGGGCACAGGCGCGCCAGGCGCTGGCGCGGCACCTTCTGGGCCGTCAGCAGGGCCTGGGCCACGCTGTCGGTATAGGCGCGCACCAGCCCGCCCGCGCCCAGTTTCACGCCGCCGAAGTAGCGCACCACGGTGGCCAGCACGCCTTCGAGCTGCTGGTGGCGCAGCACCTCCAGCATGGGCCGCCCGGCCGTGCCGCTGGGTTCGCCATCGTCCACCGCGGCCGACTGCCCGCCCGCCAGCAGCGCCCAGCAGACGTGCGCCGCGCCGGGGTGAGCGGCGCGCAGTGTGTCCACCACGGCCTGCGCCTGGGGCCGGCCGTCGACGGGCTGCACGCAGGCGATGAAGCGGCTTTTCTTGATGACCAGTTCGCAGTGGGCGGGGGCGCTGAGGGAGTAGGACATGGGCCGGCCAAGCTTACCCGCGCCCGCCAGAGCTGCTACGCCTATAACCGCGCGCCAACACGGATGAAGCGCCCCTCCTAGAATGTCCGGCCCCGTCTGAGAGCCCTCCATGAACGCCTTTGCCGACGTTTCCTTCTTTCCGCGCGCTGCCAAGCCCCTGACCAGCTGGCGCCCGTACTGGGCCAAGCGCTTCGGCACGGCGCCCTATCTGCCCATGAGCCGCGCCGAAATGGATGGCCTGGGCTGGGACAGCTGCGACGTGGTGCTGGTGACGGGCGACGCCTATGTGGACCACCCGAGTTTTGGCATGGCGGTCATCGGGCGGGTGCTGGAGGCGCAGGGCTTTCGCGTGGGCATCATCGCCCAGCCGGACTGGCAAAGCGCCGAGCCCTTCAAGGCGCTGGGCAAGCCCAACCTGTTCTGGGGCGTGACGGCGGGCAACATGGATTCCATGATCAACCGCTACACGGCCGACC belongs to Melaminivora suipulveris and includes:
- a CDS encoding IMPACT family protein, with protein sequence MSYSLSAPAHCELVIKKSRFIACVQPVDGRPQAQAVVDTLRAAHPGAAHVCWALLAGGQSAAVDDGEPSGTAGRPMLEVLRHQQLEGVLATVVRYFGGVKLGAGGLVRAYTDSVAQALLTAQKVPRQRLARLCPSVPYPLEGLLRREIAAAGAQLLAVQHASQVTFTLALPEEAAPAFKARTDELASGRVAWLAAD